From the genome of Glycine soja cultivar W05 chromosome 14, ASM419377v2, whole genome shotgun sequence:
gaaggttcttccggaaattttccggaagaaccttcttccggaagaacaatttgtgttctaccggaagaacctttttccggaagaaccttcttccggaagctttccgaaagaaggttcttccaaaagaacaaattgTTGTTCtttcggaagaaggttcttccggaaagtttccagaagaaggttcttccggtagaacaatttattcttccgaaagaaggttcttccgaatGAACAATTTGTTttaccggaagaaccttcttccgaatAAGTtaccggaagaacttcttccggtaACTTCtccagaagaaggttcttctgatagaataaattgttctaccagaagaaccttcttccgaaagaaggaattatttttttaatacaagaaCAATTTTGTCCATTCACCTAATTGTTGGGTGCATCAAcaatgttgctgggtgcacctagcatgtcccGTTTTCGGGCCTTCAGTTTCGATTCtatgtttgttctttttttttatttatagacctctctttttctatttccaCCGGCcatgttttttaaaatcactAGAAACTAGTGCCTGACCAAAGTGTGTTGATTTTTTAGCCTTTCTTAAATCAAtaccaatatatataataagagtaAACTACATTAACAACATGAGGTTTCCATAAAATTACACGAACTTGCCTGCTTTTTCTTAACACTAGCTTAATATTTCGTGTCTTCCAAAggtattaaattcattttttataatttatatgaataattttttatattattttaaatttttaatatattattaattattaattatttagtttaatattaatgaaagctacaatattatacaaataaattaaattaaagatttgTTCTTAAACGTGAATTATTCACTTtggtttctttctttcaaaatgTATCATACCACATACCACTTTTAAACACATTTGTAATTtgttagcttttattttttcctattgAATTTTCCTTTAATcagattgatatttttaattagaaaaaacatGTTGCAAAAATAAGGagtaaaaaatgatagaagcTTACTACTTTACGAAAATAAGATTGctataacaaaataattatcacGTTTATCAAGACATATACCCTTTTCTATTAGaaacatataattagaaactagtacatcaaaattaataaagaaaattaactgATGGAGGAGAGGGACATCCTCCATCCAATAGGTGAGACCAATTATTGTACTGAGAATCTCCTAATAGAAGCACTTGCTATTACACATGCTCACTCCATTTCTGAATAAAGCACCAAAACACGTACCaacaacatatacttcttcgaTCTATTATCAAGTAAGAAAGATTGTTGAAAGAAAgtcatatctaataattttattctttctattttaaaataaaaatatttgattctttcatttttaaaaatctgtAATTTTAgttctcatattttaaaataaaaatataagattcttttattttagaaaattcacaaatttaatctccatatttaaaaaaatagtaattttgattcaatttttaattttatctacattttatttcatacatcataattaattaaatcattttttatgatatattaaattaatatgttaggtCTATGATTCAAttggatcaaaataaaaaaaaataagtaaaaaaaattaaaaatttagtaaaataagAAGATTAAATGTCTCTATTTTGAAATAGGAAATTAGAGTCgcagacttttttaaaattgaggaaccaaatatctttattttaacatGGATATGGGACCAAAATTGCATCTAAGTCAAAGAACTAATtataggaagaagaaaaaattaattttataggaaaaaaacacaaatcaaaACATCGAGGAAGCAAAGAAAGTCAAGAGACaaggaaatgataaaatttatgatcaaataagaaataatataagaaaaaaaagtgtgttataaaaagtaaaaagatatGTTAATGCAAAATTCTTATTCGTTCACacacatataatataaatataaatattattcaataaaatatattgaatatatatttttgaatcaatcaattaatatcacatcaattaatttaagatgTAATGAAACTATCaagagaaatttaaataaaatctttaattattaattaatttgaatcaatcaattaatatatatatatatatatatatatatataatattaattaatttaaaatttaataaaatgattaaatcaatttaatagaATTATTTGAAAGTAATGAATATGATTATCACATGCAATCACATCATAAAATCAAACAttcttttatatagttttataaAGAGAGAATAAATTACAACAATCTTCCTTATAGAAGGGATgcaatgtaatattttattaacaattaagaaaattagtgtAATATATAAGAAGTAtttgtgtaatatttttaaataattattaagataGTATTCTAAGGATGGGAGAAACagaaatttttttgtaatttcacaaaatttcaaaaataattaatataatttactttatatataaataaacatatatttacATTCTGTCCcatcttatgtttttttatttctttttttatttgtcattaCATCACATTTGTCGTTTCCAATctcttttacttctttctttctatctttTTCCTCCTCCCACCTAGTACACCTCACTCAGGTGTATGTTTACCCGTGCTCTTCTGAAATAGACTCCAAGAAATGAGAATTcagttgtcattttttttttccttttctttcttcttttggttGTTTGCATATTACATATACTATTGCCACCCGGATTATAAAGAAGTCGTTATTAATATCaatacattaatatatttattttcactttcatttatttttcctcatttttttctttatttttcatcgCATACTTTatctccctttttttctcttccatttatatacccaaaaaaggggggtgcattccCCTATTGTCTAGTAAAGAATCAACATCTCAGGGATCTATGCTTATGGATGTCATTATACgttacttcaaaatcaattttgtaaattcaatatcatttaaaattgatcttaaaaccGCTCACCAGAAAATATAACCAGATAGCTTATCGTTCGGCCAAACACATAAATGTGTACCTTTGCACCAAATTGTAGGCATCTATATATTGCATAAGATCTTCCTAACCAATGTCTTACTTATGAAGAACGCAATTATTCGtctttcaattttgaaaaagatTTCTACTAGTGCCGCATTTGCCTCCTGCATATTATATTTTGTGACCAACTAGTACTTAGTTGGCTTTTCCATTTCATGCTAGTCGTTGCTTTATTTTCCCGGAAGTCAAGTAACACGCAAACGcaggaattaaattaattaagacaGAAAATAAAGTGTAATGCATCCATCTCAACACCGCAAAGCTATGTAAATGCGTCACTACTACAACAGAAactacaacaaaattaaaacagacAATTCAGAAAGATCCAAATTTGACAAACTATACTAAATCAACTCTGAGGTGACGTTTTAGCAACACTAGCCTGTTGAACAGCCTGGGCAGGTGCTCCATCATAGGTTCCGCGAGTAGTCCCACCTGCATTACCATCGCTGGAATATACTGGAGGCTGAGCATAACCACCAGCACCATAAGAACTGTTGCTATACGATGGAGGAGCCTGGCCATAACCTGGTTGACCACCTGCTGGGACACCACCATATGATGGTGGACCATACCCCGGCTGCACTGCACCACCGTAACCAGATGGTGGAGCTTTTTGAGAACCTGACTCTGGTTGGGCATATCCTCCAGAAGGTGGGGGCTGAGAAGGGGGATATCCAGATTGCAAATGACCAGATTGACCATAGCCTCCTGCTGTGTTAGGTGATTGGGATTGTCCATACACAGGCGGCGTGCCACTAGGCTTTTGGGTCTGAGGGGGTCCATAGCCAGATCCATAACCAGATTGTGCTGGAGGTTGACTACCATAAGCTGCTGGTTGGGAGGTTGGGGGCACGCCATAACCTGGCTGAGCTTGTGGTGGATAGTTGGCAGCATTTGGGCTAGGTTGTTGGCTTGTACCATAACCTTGACTTGGAGGCTGGGCAGGTGGAGCTTGGGTTGAATCCCCCTGGGATCCATAGTTGGCAGTGTGGCCCTCTTGAGCTGGGTTGCTACCATAGCTGGGGGCTGAGCTATAACCTTGCTGCTGATCATATGATGGTGGCTGACCATACCCTAATTGTGGTGGCGCATGATATCCACCATAGCCATCCTGAGCATAGCCCTGTCCCGGTTGGTTATAACCAGAGGAAGGTGGCTGGCTGTAATTGTAAGCAGTCCCATCAGATGAAGGTGCAGGATTTTGCTGCTGCTGTTGACTATAGTAATCATACCCTGCATGGGTTGACTGCTGCTGTGGGGCAGTGGACTGATCCCAGTTGGTGGCAGAATATCCACCAGATGACTGGGGAGGATAGCCTGCATATTGTTGCTGAGGCATGTTATACTGGGGTGGACCAGAGTATGCTCCTGGCTGCACATAGCCATAACCAGATTGTTGCATAGGAGCAGCAGGGGGACCCCAGCTAGTGGGTGGCCGAGCTTGGTAACCTTGCTGAGAATAACCACCAGACATTGCTGGATTTCTATGACGATTCTGCAAAAAGAAAAGTTGTAACcacaaataaaaacaagtgaACTCACCTAAGATGACAGTACATACAGCAGCAACAGATACACAAACAAATAGACAACTAAAACATACATCACTAAAAGTCAACATATAAATAACACAAGATGAAGGATATATGCTACATTAACATATAAATAACACAAGATGAAGGGTATGTTACATTAACATATTCCATACAGCATCAGAAAGGAGTATAAAGGCCTACATACCGTACTGGTTCGAGATATAACCGAGTTACTCCAGCAGAAGCACACCCTCCCTATTCGAAACGAATGGGTACAAaaagaaaagcacaaaaaatagAAGCAACAAGGATATGATCTTCGTTGCCTCATAAGGCAATCCACTATATAGTATCTCAAAATATCAAAAGCTTGTATCCcaattattacattattataaATCATTCACTGTAATTAAACAAGCTAAATTTATGGTCTAACACAATAACAACAGAAGTAGGAGCATCCATAAATCCAAGTTATACAAACCGTCTAGACAATTTCTCTTGGCTCCAGGTAAATAGAAAAGTGTCCTCTCAACCATCCCCCTCCACCCAATCTTAGAGATCAACCTTAAAAGAACCatcaattaaaaagcacaaatACCCAACTATTTGAACTGAAAGagaatcaaaggagaaagacaaGTGGGGGTACAAAAATTTGCTGACAAATATTTAacagaacaaaaacaaacaatacaTAATAATTTGCTGAAATAGAAGACTGAAATGGACAGAAATTGCaggattggtaaaaaaaattaagagcttCAGAACGGAAAGTTTTAGGTTATCATGCCAAACAAAAGTCCAGCACAAGACACAAGGATAAAACTATATATCAATCTCAAATATACAACAGTTCTTTCAACCGATGAATTGGAAGGGACAAATAGCATTGTCTACAATGATTTCAACAAGAGAATATGATAATTGTTAGTTGAAACAACTAGAAGACTACAAAAAGGACAGGAATAATAATGTAAAGGGGAAAAATGTTAAGAGCTTTACAATGGAGAAGTTTCAGGTTATTATCCCAAATGTAAGTCCAGCATAAGACAAGATGACACACAACCTTTTGAAAAGCAAACTGAAAGGCATAAAAGGCATTGTCTAAAAGGATACCAACGTGACAATTCAAATCCAGTCCAATTATGACAAGGTATACACATTAATAGGAGACTTATTTCCCTCTAATAAATATCAAAAGAGGTTTAGAACCATACCATCGCAAGCTGAGAGAACACCAACAAAGGGATTCCATGTTGGTGTCACTAATGGTCCAATACAAACTAACCCTACATAAGTCCCAATAACAAGATCAGTCATATAGGATACAACAATTCATAGATATAGACCATGGTTGAACAGGCTATAATCCCAATGAGTATCCACTGACACAACTATATGACATTAAGGTAACCTTGAGGTCCCCAAGAATCTAAAGCACAGCACAAGCCTATGAACAAAACTTAACAATAGTTAAAAACAGTCTGTGCAATAGATTGGTATATTGGACTATAAAATTGAGCTGTTcgtttcaaaaatatatatcttgaCTATCCTCCTCAATcaaatttatgaatatatatatatatataagtagtgAGTACCAATGTAGTTAAGTATTTTGCGGAAGCCTACACACACAAACACTGCACACACAAGAGTTAGTAAGTAATAAGAACTAGACAGGCCCTGGAAGTTTAAGACAGTAGTCATAAACCTGGACCATGCCAAATGCATGCTACTACAGTATCCATGTAACAATTAAACTAGATACAGTCAGAGTTCCATAATCAGGTTTCGAcctacaaaagaattcaaatatGCTGTAGAAATTTAGCAGTAAAACACAATGACGAATCAAGACCCAATTGGCAAGTCAATAGAATGTTACCCATCTATCAATCGATAAGCAAATATCCAGACATAAATTCATCTAGTTTCATCAAACTCAACCATTTTGCATAATTTTAAACATGCAAATAtagaaaataccaaaaaaa
Proteins encoded in this window:
- the LOC114384890 gene encoding far upstream element-binding protein 1-like, with translation MADESQYSANPDSIPTPPSLKRKYNDDRPTGFSDGPDSVAPPPPSYNSVPPPSSAASDFELAKQRAQEVAARLLSGAPPLDPTKRPKHDNNGSSFDSIDVNPYSVPSISPSAVSYSHQVGGASKKIDIPNGRVGVIIGKGGETIKYLQLQSGAKIQVTRDMDADPNSATRTVELMGSPDAIATAEKLINEVLAEAETGGSGIIARRVAGQAGSDEYVSKIPNNKVGLVIGKGGETIKNMQASTGARIQVIPLHLPPGDTSTERTLKIEGTPEQIESAKQMVNQVISGENRHRNPAMSGGYSQQGYQARPPTSWGPPAAPMQQSGYGYVQPGAYSGPPQYNMPQQQYAGYPPQSSGGYSATNWDQSTAPQQQSTHAGYDYYSQQQQQNPAPSSDGTAYNYSQPPSSGYNQPGQGYAQDGYGGYHAPPQLGYGQPPSYDQQQGYSSAPSYGSNPAQEGHTANYGSQGDSTQAPPAQPPSQGYGTSQQPSPNAANYPPQAQPGYGVPPTSQPAAYGSQPPAQSGYGSGYGPPQTQKPSGTPPVYGQSQSPNTAGGYGQSGHLQSGYPPSQPPPSGGYAQPESGSQKAPPSGYGGAVQPGYGPPSYGGVPAGGQPGYGQAPPSYSNSSYGAGGYAQPPVYSSDGNAGGTTRGTYDGAPAQAVQQASVAKTSPQS